The proteins below are encoded in one region of Aphelocoma coerulescens isolate FSJ_1873_10779 chromosome 4, UR_Acoe_1.0, whole genome shotgun sequence:
- the PAICS gene encoding bifunctional phosphoribosylaminoimidazole carboxylase/phosphoribosylaminoimidazole succinocarboxamide synthetase isoform X2 yields the protein MFARGVPAPAPAAAMAPAASDLKLGKKVNEGKTKEVYELPDIPGCVLMQSKDQITAGNAARKDRMEGKAAISNTTTSCVFQLLQEAGIKTAFVRKQSDTAFIAAHCEMIPIEWVCRRIATGSFLKRNPGVKEGYKFYPPKIEMFYKDDANNDPQWSEEQIIEAKFCFAGLTIGQTEVDIMSRSTQAIFEILEKAWQPQNCTLVDLKIEFGVNVLTKEIVLADVIDNDSWRLWPGGDRSQQKDKQSYRDLKEVTPEALQMVKRNFEWVSERVELLLKTKSQGRVVVLMGSSSDLSHCEKIKKACATFGIPCELRVTSAHKGPDETLRIKAEYEGDGIPTVFVAVAGRSNGLGPVMSGNTAYPVVNCPPLSADWGTQDVWSSLRLPSGLSCPTTLSPEAAAQFAAQIFGLNNHLVWAKLRSNLLNTWISLKQADKKLRECSL from the exons ATGTTTGCCCGCGGG GTGCCCGCGCCCGCTCCCGCCGCAGCCATGGCCCCCGCAGCATCAG ACCTGAAACTTGGCAAAAAAGTTAATGAAGGTAAAACGAAAGAAGTGTACGAGCTGCCAGATATCCCGGGATGTGTTCTCATGCAGTCAAAAGACCAAATAACGGCGGGAAATGCAGCCAGGAAGGACCGAATGGAAGGGAAGGCTGCCATTTCCAACACAACAACTAGCTGTGTGTTTCAGCTGCTTCAGGAAGCTG GAATCAAAACTGCTTTTGTCAGGAAACAGAGTGACACAGCATTCATAGCAGCTCACTGTGAAATGATCCCAATTGAATGGGTGTGCAGAAGAATTGCTACTGGCTCCTTCCTCAAGAGAAACCCTGGTGTCAAAGAAGGATATAAGTTTTACCCACCCAAAATTGAGATGTTTTACAAG GATGATGCTAATAATGATCCACAGTGGTCTGAGGAGCAAATAATTGAAGCAAAATTCTGTTTTGCTGGACTTACTATTGGCCAGACTGAAGTGGATATTATGTCTCGTTCTACTCAAGCCATTTTTGAGATCCTGGAAAAAGCATGGCAGCCCCAAAACTGTACTCTTGTAGACCTGAAG ATTGAATTTGGTGTTAATGTGCTGACAAAAGAAATTGTTCTTGCTGATGTCATTGACAATGATTCATGGAGACTGTGGCCAGGAGGAGACAGAAGCCAGCAGAAGGACAAACAG tCCTATCGGGACCTGAAAGAAGTGACTCCTGAAGCACTGCAAATGGTTAAGAGAAACTTTGAATGGGTTTCAGAAAGAGTGGAG TTGCTTCTAAAAACAAAGAGCCAAGGTAGAGTTGTGGTGTTAATGGGATCTTCTTCTGACCTCAGTCactgtgaaaaaataaaaaaggcatgTGCAACCTTTGGAATTCCTTGTGAATTAAGAGTGACCTCTGCTCACAAAGGGCCAGATGAAACCCTGAGGATCAAAGCAGAATATGAAG GAGATGGAATCCCAACAGTGTTTGTTGCAGTAGCTGGCAGAAGCAATGGTTTGGGGCCAGTAATGTCTGGTAACACTGCTTACCCAGTTGTCAACTGCCCTCCACTCTCAGCTGACTGGGGTACTCAGGATGTGTGGTCCTCCCTCAGACTACCCAGTG GTCTTAGCTGTCCTACTACTCTGTCACCTGAAGCAGCTGCCCAGTTTGCGGCCCAGATATTTGGGTTAAACAACCATTTAGTGTGGGCCAAACTGCGATCAAATCTGTTGAACACCTGGATCTCCTTGAAGCAGGCTGACAAAAAACTTAGAGAATGCTCCTTGTAA